The Montipora foliosa isolate CH-2021 chromosome 1, ASM3666993v2, whole genome shotgun sequence genome has a window encoding:
- the LOC137968414 gene encoding uncharacterized protein yields MSRKAAKKLKWTEQMNKDVLDCKRRAMEMTSSGNPPRNENGRKRGYIEVMKRLWDEMGYEMLGIKAQNLRDQAARLEGLQESSEDITLQESRATNDLGNTRPPTRITISDDENNQNFQRQESQNANFPPNDSLDLHTNPPLVSGEHQDIERDETIDENLFAEVPGSLPEFSTVDTPQTIVWGQSEGKVITVSSSEIINAYNEITSWRKNIFLVPYGKIGREFIDQITKHINDWNNSTEGHHIALKAAFVLLALALQKPSQKSKARDHQECLAKRLALWKDGKIAELLREGRSVQKRLVRSHQKKDPPHKAKIFAKLVMEGQINSALRYLTDDGCGGVLSLNDDVMKQLHEKHPKAQPAKLGSLLFGPVDEVHESVYNEITGEMIREAALRTKGAGGPSNVDANGFQRILASKSFKKSASNLCDALATLTRRLCTEYIDPATIEPILASRLIPLDKGNGEVRPIGVGEVIRRIIGKCVTKVVKQDILESSGSLQVCAGHKSGSEAAVHAMNSLFQHEETDAVLLVDASNAFNSLNRAAALHNIRIVCPAVAIFAINTYRASARLFVTGGKELVSAEGTTQGDPLAMCLYALSLQPLISRLRAVSQVKQCWFADDATGCGSIQNIKVWWDELTVAGPDLGYYPNAGKCWLVTKPDMEETARSIFEETAINITTEGRKHLGAVLGSRSYLEQYVNGKVEEWVGQVTKLAEFALSQPQACYAAFTYGLKHRWTYFLRTLPDLEDLLAPLERAIADVLIPSITGHYCTQGERELLALPVRMGGMGLTNPSQEAASEYVASAKISGPLAQRIKSQVHEPPDESEIQAAQREMSQVKNRYLKEKLDQVKGSVSGKTLRAVDLATQKGASSWLTVVPIRDMNFDLNKSEFRDAVKLRYDWDVPDMPSVCVCGDHFNVDHAMICKRGGFVIQRHNELRDLQAEMLRMVCNGVETEPVLQDITGEELNRGANTAPDARLDIVARGFWERQRSAFFDVRICHPNADSYRDMDLNQIYRQHETEKKRQYASRVLEVEQATFTPLVFSTTGGMAPECKRYHSRLAELLAAKKGESYATTMSWIRARVSFALLRSALLCLRGSRAKRRIHLELPDIDFDIERGHANIR; encoded by the coding sequence ATGTCTAGAAAAGcagcaaaaaagttaaaatggaCGGAGCAAATGAACAAAGATGTTTTGGATTGCAAGAGACGGGCCATGGAAATGACATCTTCAGGAAACCCACCGCGAAACGAGAACGGTAGAAAGAGAGGATACATTGAGGTGATGAAACGGTTATGGGACGAAATGGGCTATGAAATGCTTGGTATAAAGGCCCAAAATTTGAGGGATCAGGCTGCAAGACTCGAAGGATTGCAAGAAAGTTCTGAGGACATTACTTTACAGGAGTCGAGAGCGACAAATGACCTAGGGAATACTCGGCCGCCAACAAGAATTACAATTTCAGATGATGAAAATAATCAAAATTTCCAAAGGCAAGAAAGCCAAAATGCTAATTTCCCGCCGAATGATAGCTTGGATTTGCATACTAATCCACCTCTTGTCTCCGGGGAACATCAAGACATAGAGCGTGACGAAACGATTGATGAGAACCTATTCGCGGAGGTGCCAGGCTCCTTGCCGGAATTTTCAACTGTGGATACGCCGCAAACAATTGTTTGGGGTCAATCGGAAGGAAAAGTGATAACAGTTAGCTCCTCAGAAATCATCAATGCATACAATGAGATAACTTCGtggcgcaaaaatatcttcttAGTCCCGTACGGAAAAATTGGGAGAGAATTTATTGATCAAATTACAAAGCACATCAATGACTGGAACAATAGCACAGAAGGTCATCATATAGCTTTAAAAGCGGCCTTTGTTCTTCTAGCTTTAGCGCTTCAAAAACCAAGTCAAAAGTCTAAGGCAAGGGATCATCAAGAATGTTTAGCGAAGAGGTTGGCTCTGTGGAAAGATGGTAAAATAGCTGAGCTGTTACGAGAGGGGCGATCTGTCCAAAAACGCCTAGTTAGATCTCACCAGAAAAAAGATCCTCCAcataaagcaaaaatatttgcgaaaCTCGTTATGGAAGGTCAGATAAACTCCGCCCTACGGTACCTAACCGATGATGGCTGTGGAGGTGTGTTGTCTCTGAATGATGACGTTATGAAGCAACTGCATGAGAAGCACCCAAAAGCGCAACCAGCTAAGCTGGGATCGTTGCTTTTTGGCCCAGTTGATGAGGTTCACGAGTCAGTTTATAATGAGATAACTGGCGAGATGATTAGAGAAGCAGCActaagaacaaaaggagctgGAGGTCCCTCGAATGTGGACGCAAATGGCTTTCAAAGGATTCTTGCTAGCAAATCATTCAAGAAGTCTGCCTCTAATTTGTGCGATGCTCTTGCAACTCTGACTCGCCGATTGTGCACAGAGTACATTGATCCCGCGACTATTGAACCGATTCTAGCGAGTCGTCTTATCCCATTGGATAAGGGTAACGGTGAAGTCCGGCCAATAGGTGTGGGGGAAGTAATCagaagaattattggaaagtgCGTGACAAAGGTTGTGAAACAAGATATTCTAGAGTCGAGTGGCTCGCTTCAGGTTTGCGCTGGACACAAATCCGGGAGTGAGGCCGCAGTCCACGCAATGAACAGCTTATTCCAGCACGAGGAAACCGATGCAGTGCTCCTAGTGGATGCGTCAAATGCATTCAACTCACTAAATCGAGCTGCCGCCCTTCACAATATCAGGATTGTTTGCCCAGCGGTAGCTATATTTGCAATCAATACCTATCGAGCATCAGCGCGACTATTTGTAACGGGGGGTAAAGAGCTTGTTTCTGCGGAGGGTACAACGCAAGGCGATCCCTTAGCTATGTGCTTGTATGCCCTCAGTCTACAGCCGCTGATCTCTCGTCTACGGGCAGTTAGTCAAGTCAAACAATGCTGGTTTGCAGATGATGCGACTGGGTGTGGATCAATACAGAACATCAAGGTGTGGTGGGATGAGTTGACAGTGGCCGGACCGGACTTAGGATACTATCCTAATGCTGGAAAATGCTGGCTTGTTACAAAGCCTGATATGGAGGAGACCGCTAGGAGCATCTTTGAAGAAACGGCAATCAACATCACCACAGAAGGTCGGAAGCACCTGGGTGCAGTGCTGGGCTCCAGATCCTATCTTGAGCAATACGTTAACGGTAAAGTTGAGGAATGGGTGGGACAGGTGACAAAATTGGCAGAGTTTGCTTTGTCGCAGCCCCAGGCTTGCTACGCGGCGTTCACTTATGGATTAAAACATCGCTGGACGTACTTTCTGAGGACCCTGCCTGATTTAGAAGATCTACTAGCACCTCTAGAGCGCGCAATAGCTGATGTCCTCATACCGTCCATCACAGGGCACTATTGTACACAAGGTGAACGGGAGCTGCTGGCCCTTCCGGTGCGAATGGGAGGTATGGGCCTAACAAATCCAAGTCAAGAAGCAGCTTCAGAGTATGTAGCATCTGCTAAGATCTCTGGACCATTAGcccaacgaataaaatcacagGTGCACGAGCCACCAGACGAAAGTGAAATACAGGCTGCGCAACGAGAGATGTCCCAAGTGAAGAATCGATATCTGAAAGAGAAACTTGATCAGGTGAAGGGCTCCGTTTCTGGAAAAACTCTGAGAGCTGTGGACCTTGCAACTCAGAAAGGTGCTTCTAGTTGGCTTACTGTTGTGCCAATTAGAGATATGAACTTTGACCTAAATAAGAGTGAATTTCGAGATGCGGTGAAACTGAGATATGACTGGGACGTACCTGATATGCCCTCTGTTTGTGTTTGCGGGGACCACTTTAATGTGGATCACGCTATGATATGCAAAAGGGGCGGTTTTGTCATCCAACGCCATAATGAACTGAGGGATCTGCAGGCGGAAATGCTTCGCATGGTGTGCAATGGCGTTGaaactgaaccagttttacaagACATCACAGGAGAAGAGCTGAATAGGGGGGCCAACACCGCACCAGATGCGCGACTGGATATTGTAGCAAGGGGATTCTGGGAAAGGCAGAGGTCCGCTTTCTTCGATGTAAGAATTTGCCACCCAAATGCAGACTCTTACAGGGATATGGATCTAAACCAGATTTACAGGCAACATGAAACTGAGAAGAAGCGCCAGTACGCTAGCCGAGTTCTAGAAGTGGAGCAAGCTACATTCACGCCATTAGTTTTTAGTACGACAGGTGGAATGGCGCCAGAATGTAAGCGATACCACAGCAGGCTTGCTGAATTACTTGCTGCAAAGAAGGGGGAAAGCTACGCGACTACCATGTCCTGGATTAGGGCTAGGGTGTCTTTTGCGTTGCTGAGATCAGCATTACTATGTTTGAGAGGTTCGCGAGCGAAGAGGAGGATCCATCTAGAATTGCCGGACATTGACTTTGACATCGAGAGAGGACACGCAAATATTCGTTGA
- the LOC137968424 gene encoding polycystin-1-like protein 2 — protein sequence MQVEGFMKNSALKCSCNHLTPFGGGYLVAPNEINFHKVFIEPLSPNDSGKFLVLVTVATCFLIYLVTVIIARRVDNREKAMLQDREPIIICKEEGSEEHIPHSYKLTVKTGVWAGAGTTSNVSLIIYGVEGNSGILKIAKESSNASCSVFARGTEQNVKVILNKDIGEVYSLRIWHDNSGKDPSWYLDEVSITNISTGTCWKFIIDTWLSLETESYSCEVLQVPSCSGPSITNVALKEMFSNGHLWFSVVTKTPGDDFTRVQRLSSCVCLLLCTMATSAAFYRWETHSYQVINLGPLKFSARQAMVSVQSTIITIPVHVIILLFKKTTSFFRAEHSRWWQCLFYGMYIVSGIMTVSSAIVTISYSLIWGSDKSQEWVPAVITSFFEDILVVQPCKCLVLVAISVMLAKCKGKKTSSESREKETPEKVTPFPRSGREFSRLKKEIVAKAKRRSSIRQIGFYMTFLVIIGVLSYGNGDSTRYLFAKFLDVHTGYFEQVLTHNTAF from the exons ATGCAG GTAGAGGGATTCATGAAGAATTCTGCCCTGAAGTGTTCTTGCAATCACTTGACGCCCTTTGGTGGAGGCTATCTAGTGGCGCCGAATGAGATCAATTTCCACAAAGTGTTCATTGAACCTCTCTCTCCCAATGATAGCGGAAAATTCCTCGTTCTTGTTACAGTCGCGACATGTTTCCTTATTTATCTTGTTACAGTCATCATAGCCAGAAGGGTTGACAACAGGGAAAAAGCAATG cttCAAGACAGAGAGCCAATTATCATTTGTAAGGAAGAAGGATCCGAAGAGCACATCCCGCACAGCTACAAGCTAACCGTAAAGACTGGGGTCTGGGCAGGTGCAGGAACAACATCCAATGTATCCCTTATAATTTATGGAGTAGAAGGAAACAGCGGTATCCTGAAAATAGCGAAGGAAAGTAGTAATGCCTCTTGTTCAGTTTTCGCTCGAGGAACTGAACAAAACGTTAAAGTAATTTTGAACAAAGACATTGGTGAAGTTTACTCTCTTCGTATCTGGCATGACAACTCAGGCAAGGATCCATCTTGGTATTTGGACGAGGTAAGCATTACGAACATCAGCACTGGAACCTGCTGGAAATTTATAATTGACACATGGCTTTCTCTAGAAACTGAATCGTACTCTTGTGAAGTGCTTCAAGTTCCTTCCTGTTCCGGTCCAAGTATCACAAATGTGGCTCTGAAGGAGATGTTTTCCAATGGCCACCTTTGGTTTTCCGTTGTTACTAAGACTCCGGGGGACGATTTTACAAGAGTTCAAAGGCTTTCGTCCTGTGTTTGCCTCCTTCTTTGTACGATGGCCACCAGTGCTGCATTTTATCGCTGGGAAACACATTCCTACCAAGTCATCAACCTTGGACCACTTAAATTTTCAGCAAGACAGGCGATGGTCAGTGTTCAAAGCACCATAATTACCATTCCTGTTCACGttattattctcttatttaagAAAACCACATCGTTTTTCCGCGCGGAGCATTCACGCTGGTGGCAGTGTCTGTTCTACGGTATGTATATCGTGAGCGGCATAATGACTGTCTCATCGGCCATTGTGACCATTTCTTACAGCCTCATTTGGGGGAGTGATAAAAGCCAAGAGTGGGTTCCTGCTGTTATCACCTCTTTCTTCGAAGACATTCTGGTTGTACAGCCATGCAAATGTCTCGTACTTGTCGCTATATCCGTTATGTTGGCAAAgtgcaaaggaaagaaaacatcttccgaAAGCCGTGAAAAAGAGACACCGGAGAAAGTGACACCTTTCCCAAGGTCAGGAAGAGAATTCTCAAGACTGAAGAAAGAGATTGTTGCTAAGGCCAAACGTCGTTCGTCCATTCGCCAAATAGGATTTTATATGACTTTTCTTGTCATAATTGGTGTGTTATCATATGGAAACGGAGACTCGACGCGGTATCTGTTCGCGAAATTTCTTGATGTTCACACCGGATATTTTGAACAGGTATTGACTCACAACACAGCCTTTTAA